A single window of Channa argus isolate prfri chromosome 12, Channa argus male v1.0, whole genome shotgun sequence DNA harbors:
- the LOC137137011 gene encoding low affinity immunoglobulin gamma Fc region receptor II-like: MPGYHRRRKEVGLTALTFFDQTSDDLTSSRTMDPTSLQFFLYVTSLLCCTTNQVRLTVSPSFSQLFQHGSVSLSCEEDDRSAGWTLRRNTTKRQRTQCGDRWGKPAGSSCNLSHIVPLDSGVYWCESREGSTSNSITITVTGGAVILQSPVLPVMEGHDVSLRCAMKNSSKLPADFYKDGSLIRTEPTGHMTIHHVTKSDEGLYKCNISSHGESPPSWIYVTDKSTTATTALSLMLLSVASVCGLVLLMLLVLLVMRCTQRKLKACEVKVEDDTTHDIIYSDVQILNKKQHHPTRQSRESDPAAVYSAVKTTDATYGQIVIRPSRTTDPPPEPEVIYSSLR, translated from the exons atgccAGGTTACCATAGAAGGAGGAAGGAAGTGGGACTAACTGCTTTGACCTTCTTTGACCAAACATCTGATGATCTCACATCAAGTCGTACAATGGACCCAACATctcttcagtttttcctct ATGTGACctcactgctgtgctgcacaacaaaccaag TTcgtctgactgtgagtcccagCTTCTCTCAGCTGTTTCAACATggctctgtgtctctgagctgtgaggaggacgacagatctgctggatggacactgaggaggaacacaaccaAAAGACAGAGGACACAGTGTGGAGATCGTTGGGGAAAACCAGCTGGTTCTTCCTGTAACCTCAGCCACATCGTCCCattggacagtggagtttactggtgtgagtccagagagggatcaaccagtaacagcatcaccatcactgtcactg gtggagcagtgatcctgcagagtcctgtcctccctgtgatggagggacatgatgtctcgcTGCGCTGTGCAATGAAGAActcctccaagctcccagctgatttctataaagatggctccctcatcaggactgagcctaccggtcacatgaccatccaccatgttaccaagtctgatgaaggcctctacaagtgtaacatcagcagtcatggagagtctccacccagctggatctacgtcacag ACAAATCTACTACTGCAACTACTGCATTGTCCTTGATGCTGTTGTCTGTTGCATCCGTCTGTGGTCTGGTTCTACTGATGCTGTTGGTTCTACTTGTGATGCGATGCACTCAGAGGAAACTTAAAG CTTGTGAAGTCAAAGTTGAAGATGACACCACACATGACATCATATACAGTGACGTCCAAATcttgaataaaaaacaacaccacCCAACCAGACAAAGCAGAG AGAGTGATCCAGCTGCAGTTTACTCAGCAGTGAAAACAACAGATGCCACTTATGGACAAATAGTCATCAGACCAAGCAGAACCACAG atcCTCCACCAGAA
- the LOC137137042 gene encoding selection and upkeep of intraepithelial T-cells protein 4-like — protein MASSTSGTSVAVFTCLCFFFLTFADQQQITVKTGDNVTLQCHHRGGDIELLEWRRQDLEEDVFVCRHGKNDCSTSHPSFKNRVELRDPKMKDGEVSVILKNVTIKDTGTYECRVRNNKTKPPPQSIANVTLTVTDSGAAEHGGDKYGGKKDGGNKDGGNKDKGDKDGGDKDGGNKDKGDKDGGDKDGGDKDGRNKDVGDKYRHLKLVLTVFVSVILVGIVGIVCVTHRKCNGHFKKNSDVSLPDEAADQEPT, from the exons aTGGCTTCATCAACATCTGGAACATCAGTGGCTGTTTTCACATGTTTATGCTTCTTTTTTCTGACGTTTGCAG ACCAACAACAGATCACAGTGAAGACTGGAGATAATGTTACTCTTCAGTGTCATCACAGAGGTGGAGACATCGAACTGTTAGAGTGGAGGAGACAGGACTTGGAAGAAGACGTCTTTGTCTGCAGACATGGGAAGAATGACTGCAGCACTTCACATCCATCTTTTAAGAACCGAGTGGAGCTGAGAGATCCAAAGATGAAGGACGGAGAAgtttctgtgattctgaagaacGTCACCATCAAAgacactggaacatatgagtgtcgTGTTAGAAACAACAAGACAAAACCACCACCTCAGTCCATCGCAAACGTCACCCTGACAGTCACAGATTCAG GTGCTGCTGAGCATGGAGGAGACAAGTATGGAGGAAAGAAGGATGGAGGAAACAAAGATGGAGGAAACAAGGATAAAGGAGACAAGGATGGAGGAGACAAGGATGGAGGAAACAAGGATAAAGGAGACAAGGATGGAGGAGACAAGGATGGAGGAGACAAGGATGGGAGAAACAAGGATGTAGGAGACAAGTACAGACATCTTAAACTGGTGCTGACTGTGTTTGTTAGTGTGATTCTTGTTGGTATTGTTGGTATTGTTTGTGTGACCCACAGAAAATGTAACGGCCATTTTAAGAAAAACTCAGACGTTTCTCTTCCTGATGAAGCAGCTGATCAAGAGCCAACTTGA
- the LOC137137031 gene encoding junctional adhesion molecule-like, with protein sequence MDELTTLSFTFLALVTLTNASEEMRTKAGKDVSLDCVGNTQVPIEAIKWIKPDLKSDLYVYFYRDDVFYKDFLLPSFQNRTEMKDPMMKGGDVSLILKKVSIDDAGEYECHVSLKNTTRKRAYSDLWCVVNLTVIVQQQIITNPGDDVTLPCQGSRNISIAAVQWIRSELHDPVYLHRNEPVMEPHDQEARFVKRVKLKDRQMKDGDMSLVLMNVQASDTGTYECHCKWRVVRQQKRTLLKSEPISIVKLIVTGNTPGQIWDTGSNVFVGLAVCQLVCFLLV encoded by the exons ATGGACGAATTAACAACATTATCCTTCACTTTCTTAGCATTAGTGACACTCACTAATGCCTCTGAAG AGATGAGGACAAAGGCTGGGAAGGATGTCTCTCTGGATTGTGTGGGTAACACCCAGGTTCCCATCGAAGCAATAAAGTGGATCAAACCCGACCTGAAGTCAGATCTGTATGTTTATTTCTACCGGGACGATGTCTTTTATAAAGACTTCCTGCTTCCATCATTTCAAAATCGTACGGAGATGAAAGATCCAATGATGAAGGGCGGAGACGTTTCACTGATTCTGAAGAAAGTCAGCATTGATGATGCTGGAGAATATGAGTGTCACGTTTCACTGAAGAACACAACACGTAAAAGAGCCTACTCTGACCTGTGGTGTGTTGTCAACCTGACGGTCATAG TTCAACAGCAGATAATAACAAATCCTGGAGACGACGTCACTTTGCCCTGTCAGGGATCCAGAAACATCTCCATAGCAGCCGTGCAGTGGATCAGATCCGAGCTTCATGATCCCGTCTACTTGCACCGTAACGAGCCTGTCATGGAGCCACATGATCAGGAGGCACGTTTTGTGAAGCGGGTGAAGCTGAAGGACAGACAGATGAAGGATGGTGACATGTCACTAGTTCTGATGAATGTGCAAGCCAGCGACACGGGAACATATGAGTGTCACTGTAAATGGCGCGTAGTGAGACAACAGAAGAGGACTCTTCTTAAGAGTGAACCCATCAGCATCGTCAAGCTGATAGTCACAG GCAACACACCTGGACAAATCTGGGACACGGGAAGCAATGTATTTGTTGGACTGGCAGTTTGTCAGTTGGTGTGTTTCCTGTTGGTGTGA